From Solibacillus sp. FSL W7-1464:
GCGCTCCGTAAACTTGCTCATAATATTCTTCATTTGCGATTTCCATTTCAAGCTGCTGTCGATATGGTAATTCTGTTAAAAATACATGATCGATAAACTTTTCAAGCTCTTTCGGCAATCCGAGCATCATAAAATTCTTGCCAATGAGTTTTTCTTTAGGCAGCTCAAACAATGTTTGGAATTTCCTGTTCACAATTGAAATATTGCCTTCGCGGTCAATCATCATTAATGCACTGCCCATATTCTCGATTAAAGTTTTCAGACGCTCTTCTTCAATTGCTCTTGTTTTTGTAATATCCTGTAAATTACGCGCCAAAATATTAACTGAATTTCTTAGCTCGACAATCGTAGTCGGTCCATTCGCAAAAGCGCGAGCACGATAATTCCCTTTTGAGAGCTCTCTGGCAGTTTTCGTAATATTAATAATCGGTGTAATAAAATTGCTCACAACACGGTATGCCATAAAGCTCATAATGACTAAGCCGCCTAATAATAATGCGGCAATAATTAAATAGATTTTTTGCTTTGTACTTTGCAGTCCTTCTGTATGCCGATCAATTGCATAAGTGCCTATAATGGCTTCTTTCTGGGTTTCAGTAAGTTCAATCTGTTCCTGAACGATCACTTGCTCCAATTGCTGTTCAGAATCCTTTGTTACCTCATGGACAAACTCATCTGCGAAAAATGGAAAAAGCTGCCCTATGAACAGCCCTAGAACAGCTAAACTTGACCCAATTACTAAAATAAACGAATAAAATAAACGATTTTTCATTGCGTTCATTATTTTTTTGGCTCCTCAAATTTATAACCTAAACCACGGATTGTTTTAATAAACAATGGTTTACGACTATTTTCTTCGATTTTATCCCTTAGATGACTAATATGTACGTCTACGATTCGAGTATCTCCGGCAAAATCATAGTTCCATACAGCACTAAGCAACTGATCTCGCGTTAATACGCGGTTTTTATTTTCAAGTAAGTAAACGAGGAGTTCAAATTCTTTCGGCGTGAATTCCAAAGACTCTTCATCGATAAATGCTTCAAATCGTTCAGGGAAAACTTTTAAATTGCCGAATGAATAGACAACTTCACTCGATTCAACTGTTTCTTCCACTACCGGTCCAGAAAAACGTCGCAATACAGCCTTCACACGGGCAATTACTTCACGCGGGCTGAATGGCTTTGTCATATAATCGTCAGCACCGAGCTCCAAACCTAATACTTTATCAAATTCATCGTCTCTCGCAGTCAGCATAATAATCGGTATATTGATGCGCAAACGTCGTAATTCTTTACAAACTTCAACACCATCAAGTTTTGGCAGCATTAAATCCAATAAAATCAGATCCGGTGTTTGTGCTACTGCTGTATCAAGACCCGCCTGACCATCATGGGCCAATAGAACGTCAAAACCTGCTTGTTCCAAGTTATATTTTAATAATGTTGCAATTGGCATTTCATCTTCTACTACTAAAACTGTTTTAACCATTATAAGTTCCTCCAAAATCGATTTGAAACCCCCATCTCAAAATCAATCTTCCAGTGGTTGGCTATCAACTATTTCGTAAATATGTACTGATTAGAGCACTAAGTTCATAGTAACAACTTTTTTTGAAAAGTACAATTATTCCTCTGTCCAGCAACTTATTTATCCATTATTAACTACTGCAATCTTTAATTCTTACTAATTCTATAAGGAAAATTACTTTCACTATTGACTGAATATTTATTATTATGGTAACATTTAGAAAAATTGCTTGTGCTGTTGATGAATTGACAGTGAAAATTTTTTAAAAACAATTCCGAGTAATTCAATATGTTAAGTATTTTAACGGAAAGTAGGTGCTTCCATGACAAATGGAATCAATATTGAGTTAGTAAATTTAACAAAAAGTTTCGGTGAAAAACAAGTGTTAAAGGATATTAATCTAACAATTCCCGCAGGACAATTTGTTGCAATCGTCGGGAAAAGCGGATGCGGAAAAAGTACGCTTCTTCGTATTATTGCTAATTTAGAACAAAAAACTGCCGGGGAATCATTAAAGGACGGTATTCAACAGGAAGACTTTTCAGGTGTTCGCGTCATGTTCCAGGAAGATCGTTTACTCCCATGGCTGTCTGTTTTAGAAAATGTAGGAGTTGGCACAGAGTTGAAAAAGGATTGGCAGCCGCTCGCTTTAAAGTCACTTGAACACGTAGGTTTAAAAGACCGTGCAAAAGAGTGGCCACATGTACTGTCAGGAGGCCAAAAACAACGTGTTGCATTAGCACGTGCGCTCAGTGCACAGCCGAGACTTTTATTATTGGATGAACCGCTTGGTGCTTTGGATGCATTGACACGACTGGAAATGCAAAATTTAATTGAACAATTATGGTTAAGTCAAAAATATACATCGTTACTTGTGACACATGATGTGGCAGAGGCAATTACATTGGCAGATCGAATTATTTTAATCGAGGACGGGAACGTGGCTTTGGATTTGCCGGTAAAACTTCCTCGTCCAAGAACGCGGTCAAATCCGCAATTTGCGGAGCTTGAGGAAATTCTGCTTCAACATTTATTGGGACGACAAACAAAAACAGAAACACCTATCAAACAAAAAGAATTACAGGCAATTATATAAGGAGGCATTACAAATGAAAAAACTATTATCTGTCTTTTTACTTTTAATCTTATCTATTATTTTAGTCGGGTGCTCGTCATCGAATGCCGAAAATAAAAAGGTTCGAATCGGTTATCAAAAAAACGGGACTACATTGTTATTAAAGGCGAATGGAGAACTTGAATCACGTTTAAAAGAATTAGGCTATTCAGTGGAATGGTCTGAATTCAATACTGGAAGTTCCATTATGGAAGCATTAAACTCAGGAGCAATTGATTTTGCCAATGCAAGTGATGCCCCTTCCATGATGGCATTATCAAAGGGTATGAATTTCAAATATATCGCAGGTGAAGAATCATCTCCTCAAACAGAAGGGATTTTAGTAAAAAATGATAGCTCAATTCAGTCAATCGAACAATTAAAAGGCAAAAAGATTGCATACAATAAAGCTTCCATCTCCGAATATTTACTAGTTACTGCTCTGGAAACAGTTAATCTGACACTGGATGATGTAGAATCCGTTATTTTAAGTCCTGCCGATGCGACGATAGCATTTCAAAACGGTGAGGTTGACGCCTGGGTTACGTGGGATCCGTATATGACGGTTTCCGAAAGTAAAGGCAATCGAATTTTAGCTACAGGCGAAGGCATTGTGGAACATCGCGGCTTCTACTATGCATCTGATAAATTTATTGAATCCAACAAAGAAGCAGTAGTTGCCTATGTGGAAGAACTATCTAAAGTCGGTGAAGCCATCGATACAGATTCAAGCGATGCAGCTGAAATTCTTGAAGAGAATACAGGTATCGCTGCTGATGTTTGGGTAACAAGCTTAGCCCGCCGTTCATCTGTCGCTACTTATCTGGATGAAGCTGCACAGGCAGATTTACAAAGATTAAATGAAGATCTTTATGACATTGGGTTAACGACTGATCTTGTAGAAAATCTCGAAAACTATATTTGGAAACCATAAGAGGTGAGATAATGAAGAAGAAAAAATGGATTCATTTGATTGAGCCGTGGATCATTCCTATTTTAATTATTGTCATATGGGAAGTATCGAATAAAACAGGTATCCTTGCTAATACAATTTTGCCTGCCCCTTCCGATGTAGTAAAGGCAGGCTATGAACAAGCCGTTTCCGGAGTTCTGTTTGAACATCTTCAAATTAGTACAACACGTGCTTTAATCGGATTCCTGATCGGCGGAAGCATCGCTTTTGTAATCGGTATTTTAAACGGAGTCGTCCCTTTTGCACAGCGATATTTGGATACAACTATTCAAATGCTGCGTAACATTCCGAATTTGGCACTTATTCCATTAGTTATTATATGGTTTGGTGTCGGTGAAGAAGGAAAGATTTTCTTAGTGGCCATCAGCGTATTTTTCCCGATTTACGTCAATACATACCATGGCATCCGCAATGTTGATCCACGGTTAATCGAAATGGGGAAAATTTATAATCTTTCGAAATACAAATTGTTTTTTAAAGTAATTATATTAGGTGCAATGCCATCCATTTTAGTAGGTATCCGCTACTCATTAGGAATAATGTGGCTTACTTTAATTGTTGCAGAAACGGTTGCAGCAAGTTCGGGAATCGGCTATATGTCGATGAATGCCCGAGAGTATATGCAACTTGATATTGTTGTATTGGCCATTATTTTATATGCTATTTTAGGAAAGATTGCGGATTCCATCGCAAAACTATTGGAGAAAAAATTATTGAAATGGAACCCCGTGTATCAGTAAACAAAAAGGGCTTCGGTGTAATAACCGAAACGCCCTTTTTTCGTTATTTCAGTGCTTTCATTACATCTTTAACAGCATCTGCAGATTGATCAAGCGCTGTTTTTTCATCTTCTGTCAGCTCAAGTTCGAATATTTTCTCAATACCCCCGGCACCTAATAATGTCGGAACACCTAAGTATATTCCTTCATATCCATACTCGCCTTCTAAATAGGCAATTGCCGGCAATACTCGTTTCTGATCTTTTAAAATTGCCTCTGCCATTTCCACCATCGCCGCAGCCGGTGCATAATAAGCTGAACCATTACCTAACAGATTCACGATTTCGCCGCCACCTACACGGGTACGCTGTACGATTTCCTCTAAACGGTGTGCAGGGATTAAACTTTGTAAAGGAACGCCGCCAACCGAAGCATACCGTGTTAAAGGCACCATTGTATCCCCGTGGCCGCCTAATACAAGAGCGGATATATCTTTTACCGAGACATTCAGTTCCTCGGCAATAAATGCGCGGAAACGGGCAGTATCCAATACACCGGATTGACCAATAACCCGATGTTTTGGGAAACCTGATTCTTTAAATACTGTATAGGTCATCGCATCAACTGGATTTGTGAGTACGATGATTGTTGCATCAGGTGAGGTACGGGCTATTTCTGATGCAACGGCTTTCATGACCCCCTGATTAATCTGAACTAAATCGTCACGACTCATTCCTGGTTTACGGGCAACACCCGCAGTTATTAAAACGACATCCGAGTTTGCTGTATCCTCATAATCGGAAGAGCCTTTTACATAAGAATCAAAACCTTGTACCGGCGCTGCTTCCCACATGTCCAATGCTTTCCCTTTCGTAGGATTTTCTGCTGATGGAAGATCAATAATTACTACATCGCCTAATTCTTTCTGCGCTGCTAAAAATGCTGCGGTTGCACCAGTAAATCCACTGCCAATAACTGAGACTTTTTTACGTTTTAATGTCATCTAGAACCACTCCTTCATCGTAATTATCTGTACACATGAAAAATTATATAATCGAGTAGGAGGCTAGCCATTAATTGGCTAGCCGACCTCTCACACCACCGTACGTACGGTTCCGTATACGGCGGTTCAACCTTTTGAGTATCTTTGCTCGTAAAATTGGGACAGGTCTTTCAGTCCCCATTTTACGAGCCTTTTATTTGGAATGGCTTGGTGTAGAACCTCGCTTCGTGATATTCGCCAGTACCCTTTTCTTGAATGCGCCGTTTTCATCGCTTCATCATGTTGGATTCCGTATTGGCGTAATTTCACATATTTAGTTCGTGGTAGCTTCCACCGTTTCCATATTAATTGACGTAAGCGATGGTTTAACCATCCCTGTAATTCTTGGATGAAAGTTTTCATGTTGGCAACTCCATAGTAATTAATCCAACCAACCGTTGTTTGATTGATTCTTTTCACAATCTCACTAAATGTCCCTGTTCGTTTACGACTCGTCAGTATTCTTAGCTTATCTTTTAGTCGTTTCTTGGCGGACTTGATTGGTCGGTATCCCACTTTCCCGACAGATTTTGTAGATGAAACCCTAAGAATGTAGCTGCTGTTGCGCCACACACTTTACTTTTCTGCTCATTGATTGTGAGACCCAGTTCATCTTCGATAAAATTCTTGACACTGGTCATGACGCGTTCACCTGCTCTTGGTGACTTTACATAAATCACAAAATCATCCGCATAGCGAATGAATCGGTGTCCTCGTTTTTCTAACTCTCTATCTAGCTTGTTTAAATACACGTTTGCTAGAATTGGAGAGAGTGGACCCCCTTGGGGTGTACCTTCTGTCGTTTCAATGAGGATGTCCTTGTCCAATATGCCTGAGCGTAAGAATTTCCATATTAGCTTAAGTACTATTTTATCTGTTATGAATTCTTCCAAATAAGCTCGTAGTCGCTGGTGATGAATCGTATCGAAGTAACTTTTCAAGTCACAGTCCACCACTGTTCGATAACCTTCCTCGTAATATTTCTTAGCGAGGGCAATTGCCTGGTGTTGGTTTCGACCTTTTCGAAAGCCAAAACTTTTGTCTGAAAAGTGTGGATCAATTATTGGTTGGATGACTTGTAGAATGGCTTGTTGAACAACTCTGTCCAATACACATGGTATACCTAGATATCGTTTGGAGCCATCCGCTTTTGGGATAGCTACTCGTTTCACTGGTTGAGGTTGGTAGGAACCATCTTTTAATTTCCTTTTCAATGGTTCCTCATATTTTATTAAATGCGCCTTCAGTCCATCAACCGTGATACCATCGATTCCAGGTGCTCCTCCATTTCCTTTTACTTTCTTATATGCATTCCATAGGTTTCTATGGGACGCA
This genomic window contains:
- the mdh gene encoding malate dehydrogenase, which translates into the protein MTLKRKKVSVIGSGFTGATAAFLAAQKELGDVVIIDLPSAENPTKGKALDMWEAAPVQGFDSYVKGSSDYEDTANSDVVLITAGVARKPGMSRDDLVQINQGVMKAVASEIARTSPDATIIVLTNPVDAMTYTVFKESGFPKHRVIGQSGVLDTARFRAFIAEELNVSVKDISALVLGGHGDTMVPLTRYASVGGVPLQSLIPAHRLEEIVQRTRVGGGEIVNLLGNGSAYYAPAAAMVEMAEAILKDQKRVLPAIAYLEGEYGYEGIYLGVPTLLGAGGIEKIFELELTEDEKTALDQSADAVKDVMKALK
- the ltrA gene encoding group II intron reverse transcriptase/maturase — protein: MKKQESINLIDRIASHRNLWNAYKKVKGNGGAPGIDGITVDGLKAHLIKYEEPLKRKLKDGSYQPQPVKRVAIPKADGSKRYLGIPCVLDRVVQQAILQVIQPIIDPHFSDKSFGFRKGRNQHQAIALAKKYYEEGYRTVVDCDLKSYFDTIHHQRLRAYLEEFITDKIVLKLIWKFLRSGILDKDILIETTEGTPQGGPLSPILANVYLNKLDRELEKRGHRFIRYADDFVIYVKSPRAGERVMTSVKNFIEDELGLTINEQKSKVCGATAATFLGFHLQNLSGKWDTDQSSPPRND
- a CDS encoding ATP-binding cassette domain-containing protein; protein product: MTNGINIELVNLTKSFGEKQVLKDINLTIPAGQFVAIVGKSGCGKSTLLRIIANLEQKTAGESLKDGIQQEDFSGVRVMFQEDRLLPWLSVLENVGVGTELKKDWQPLALKSLEHVGLKDRAKEWPHVLSGGQKQRVALARALSAQPRLLLLDEPLGALDALTRLEMQNLIEQLWLSQKYTSLLVTHDVAEAITLADRIILIEDGNVALDLPVKLPRPRTRSNPQFAELEEILLQHLLGRQTKTETPIKQKELQAII
- a CDS encoding response regulator transcription factor encodes the protein MVKTVLVVEDEMPIATLLKYNLEQAGFDVLLAHDGQAGLDTAVAQTPDLILLDLMLPKLDGVEVCKELRRLRINIPIIMLTARDDEFDKVLGLELGADDYMTKPFSPREVIARVKAVLRRFSGPVVEETVESSEVVYSFGNLKVFPERFEAFIDEESLEFTPKEFELLVYLLENKNRVLTRDQLLSAVWNYDFAGDTRIVDVHISHLRDKIEENSRKPLFIKTIRGLGYKFEEPKK
- a CDS encoding ABC transporter permease subunit; the encoded protein is MKKKKWIHLIEPWIIPILIIVIWEVSNKTGILANTILPAPSDVVKAGYEQAVSGVLFEHLQISTTRALIGFLIGGSIAFVIGILNGVVPFAQRYLDTTIQMLRNIPNLALIPLVIIWFGVGEEGKIFLVAISVFFPIYVNTYHGIRNVDPRLIEMGKIYNLSKYKLFFKVIILGAMPSILVGIRYSLGIMWLTLIVAETVAASSGIGYMSMNAREYMQLDIVVLAIILYAILGKIADSIAKLLEKKLLKWNPVYQ
- a CDS encoding sulfonate ABC transporter substrate-binding protein, giving the protein MKKLLSVFLLLILSIILVGCSSSNAENKKVRIGYQKNGTTLLLKANGELESRLKELGYSVEWSEFNTGSSIMEALNSGAIDFANASDAPSMMALSKGMNFKYIAGEESSPQTEGILVKNDSSIQSIEQLKGKKIAYNKASISEYLLVTALETVNLTLDDVESVILSPADATIAFQNGEVDAWVTWDPYMTVSESKGNRILATGEGIVEHRGFYYASDKFIESNKEAVVAYVEELSKVGEAIDTDSSDAAEILEENTGIAADVWVTSLARRSSVATYLDEAAQADLQRLNEDLYDIGLTTDLVENLENYIWKP
- a CDS encoding group II intron maturase-specific domain-containing protein, with product MWRNSSYILRVSSTKSVGKVGYRPIKSAKKRLKDKLRILTSRKRTGTFSEIVKRINQTTVGWINYYGVANMKTFIQELQGWLNHRLRQLIWKRWKLPRTKYVKLRQYGIQHDEAMKTAHSRKGYWRISRSEVLHQAIPNKRLVKWGLKDLSQFYEQRYSKG
- the pnpS gene encoding two-component system histidine kinase PnpS; translated protein: MNAMKNRLFYSFILVIGSSLAVLGLFIGQLFPFFADEFVHEVTKDSEQQLEQVIVQEQIELTETQKEAIIGTYAIDRHTEGLQSTKQKIYLIIAALLLGGLVIMSFMAYRVVSNFITPIINITKTARELSKGNYRARAFANGPTTIVELRNSVNILARNLQDITKTRAIEEERLKTLIENMGSALMMIDREGNISIVNRKFQTLFELPKEKLIGKNFMMLGLPKELEKFIDHVFLTELPYRQQLEMEIANEEYYEQVYGAPVVGEHGRWLGVVIVMHDISELVRLEQIRKDFVANVSHELRTPITSIKGFSETLLDGAFKDEQMLLSFLTIIHDESNRIQVLVNDLLELSKIERHGFTLDVVPTKLQDILVRVVDLTSAQLENKNMQFDVEIEQDAVILGDVNRLMQIFTNLINNAIAYSKEETTVTLRISANDQYGIFEVKDEGIGIEKAEISRIFERFYRVDRARSRNSGGTGLGLSIVKHLIEAHNGKIMVESEVGKGTSIKVFLPLKD